One genomic region from Skermania piniformis encodes:
- a CDS encoding SRPBCC family protein, translating to MPVTEVSQDVDARTLTITAEFAAPIERIWQVYADPEQLGKVWGPPTYPATFVAHDLRPGGRMNYFMTGPDGDKFAGFWEITAVDEPHSFAFDDGFADLDFNPNPDLPVSKNVVTFSAIDGGTKAVYVSTYASAEALQQVLDMGVVDGASSAINQIDELVAG from the coding sequence ATGCCGGTCACCGAAGTCAGCCAGGACGTCGACGCGCGCACCTTGACCATCACGGCCGAGTTCGCCGCGCCGATCGAGCGGATCTGGCAGGTCTACGCCGACCCGGAGCAGCTGGGCAAGGTCTGGGGTCCGCCCACGTACCCGGCCACCTTCGTCGCCCACGACCTGCGCCCCGGTGGCCGGATGAATTACTTCATGACCGGACCGGACGGCGACAAGTTCGCCGGCTTCTGGGAGATCACCGCGGTCGACGAGCCGCACAGCTTCGCCTTCGACGACGGCTTCGCCGATCTCGACTTCAACCCGAACCCGGACTTGCCGGTGTCGAAGAACGTCGTCACGTTCAGTGCGATCGACGGTGGCACCAAGGCCGTCTACGTGTCGACCTACGCCAGCGCCGAAGCGTTGCAGCAGGTGCTCGACATGGGAGTGGTCGACGGCGCGAGCAGTGCGATCAACCAGATCGACGAGTTGGTCGCCGGCTGA
- a CDS encoding long-chain-fatty-acid--CoA ligase: MPSLSLSLVSAAQDRPDHAALRCGDAELSYAEFDDAARRVATLLERAGVEPGDRIGVMLPNTIAFAVVFYGIMHRGAIAVPMNPLLKGREVEFYLANTSATGLVATPAFAEAAQAGADAAGTWIRLLDDASLTDLLADIPPQAEPVSRADDDTAVVLHTSGTTGKPKGAELTHGGLARNAEVTVRTLMHVHDDDVVMGCLPLFHVFGLTCGLNGAITAGATLTLIPRFEPNAVMAAIERDRVTVFEGVPTMYSALLAVADQYPPETTASLRLCVSGGSAMPLQVLADFEKAFNATILEGYGLSETSPVACFNHPDRERKPGSIGTPIEGVQMRVVGSDGNELAPGEPGEIQIRGHNVMKGYWNLPDATAAAISPDGWFSTGDIGTVDDDGYFRIVDRKKEMIIRGGLNVYPREIEEVLYEHPAVAEAAVVGMPDDKLGEEVGAAVALTAGASVEPDELRDYVKARVAAYKYPRRVWILDSLPKGPTGKILRREIVVPATESA, translated from the coding sequence ATGCCCAGCCTCAGTCTCAGTCTCGTATCCGCCGCACAAGATCGACCGGATCATGCCGCGCTCCGGTGCGGCGACGCGGAGCTGTCGTATGCGGAATTCGACGACGCGGCCCGCCGGGTGGCGACCCTGCTGGAACGCGCCGGCGTCGAGCCGGGCGATCGGATCGGGGTGATGCTGCCGAACACCATCGCCTTCGCCGTCGTCTTCTACGGGATCATGCATCGCGGCGCGATCGCGGTGCCGATGAACCCGCTGCTCAAGGGGCGGGAGGTGGAGTTCTACCTCGCCAACACGAGCGCCACCGGGCTGGTCGCGACGCCGGCGTTCGCCGAGGCAGCCCAAGCCGGTGCGGATGCGGCGGGTACCTGGATCCGGTTGCTCGACGACGCGTCGTTGACCGACCTGCTGGCCGACATCCCGCCGCAGGCCGAGCCGGTGTCGCGGGCCGACGACGACACGGCGGTGGTATTGCATACCTCGGGCACGACCGGCAAGCCGAAGGGGGCCGAGCTGACCCACGGCGGTCTGGCGCGCAACGCCGAGGTGACCGTGCGGACCCTGATGCACGTCCACGACGACGACGTGGTGATGGGTTGTCTGCCGTTGTTCCATGTGTTCGGTCTGACCTGTGGGCTGAACGGCGCGATCACCGCGGGCGCGACGCTCACCTTGATCCCGCGATTCGAGCCGAACGCCGTGATGGCCGCGATCGAGCGGGATCGGGTGACCGTGTTCGAGGGCGTCCCCACGATGTACTCGGCGCTGCTCGCGGTGGCCGATCAGTACCCGCCGGAGACCACGGCGTCGCTGCGGTTGTGCGTCTCCGGCGGTTCGGCGATGCCGCTGCAGGTGCTGGCCGACTTCGAGAAGGCTTTCAACGCAACGATCTTGGAGGGCTACGGGCTGTCCGAGACCTCGCCGGTCGCGTGCTTCAACCACCCGGATCGCGAGCGCAAGCCGGGCAGCATCGGTACGCCGATCGAGGGCGTACAGATGCGGGTGGTCGGCTCGGACGGCAACGAGCTCGCCCCGGGCGAGCCCGGCGAGATCCAGATCCGCGGGCACAACGTGATGAAGGGCTACTGGAACCTGCCCGACGCCACCGCGGCGGCCATCTCGCCGGACGGTTGGTTTTCCACCGGCGACATCGGCACGGTCGACGACGACGGCTACTTCCGGATCGTCGACCGGAAGAAGGAAATGATCATCCGGGGCGGCCTCAACGTCTACCCCCGGGAGATCGAGGAAGTGCTCTACGAGCATCCCGCGGTCGCCGAGGCCGCCGTCGTCGGGATGCCCGACGACAAGCTCGGTGAGGAGGTCGGCGCCGCGGTTGCGTTGACCGCGGGTGCCAGCGTGGAGCCGGACGAACTGCGCGACTACGTCAAAGCGCGGGTCGCCGCCTACAAGTACCCCCGCCGAGTCTGGATTCTCGACAGTCTGCCCAAGGGGCCGACCGGCAAGATCCTGCGCCGGGAGATCGTCGTTCCTGCTACCGAAAGCGCCTGA
- a CDS encoding sensor histidine kinase — protein sequence MSRAARGLRSPHRVSLRTRVVATAAATLAVALLVLAVVIGGVLGVAGTRVQNAVLSDRMQLAEELAAAGTSPPELLARVDNRSVRARLTLADGRTLGLLPRAGGPAGDVRTRQARLTGPGELNGAELTLQLDGTLLTGVRVKVRRALVLTTLAAVLIGLLALPFAVGRALAPLDTMTTLARSITAGRRGERLAPAGTGTELARAATAFNAMLDALEGAEARAQASEQRIRRFVGDAAHELRTPITGIAAIAEAALHQPVDSDPEQRQRMQLLLVREARRAGRLVDDMLELARIDAGLSLRAVPTDLHELAAVQRERARVAYPQLQVGLAGDAAPVVADPERTSQVLANLVENAAQAAGPNGRVDLTVRVASSGAEVLVTDNGPGVPAAERDRIFDRLVRLDTARERNPDGSGLGLAIARGLARAHGGELSCVDPPAGTGAAFRLWLPVTPSADLQFQRQDSETSDPRSKESR from the coding sequence ATGAGCCGGGCGGCTCGGGGTCTGCGCTCGCCGCATCGGGTGTCGCTGCGCACCCGGGTCGTGGCCACCGCCGCCGCGACGCTCGCCGTCGCGCTGCTGGTGCTCGCGGTGGTGATCGGTGGGGTGCTCGGCGTCGCCGGGACCCGGGTGCAGAACGCTGTGCTCAGCGACCGGATGCAACTGGCCGAGGAGTTGGCGGCGGCCGGGACCAGCCCGCCCGAGCTGCTGGCCCGGGTGGACAACCGGTCGGTCCGGGCGCGGCTGACCCTCGCCGACGGGCGGACGCTGGGCCTGCTGCCCCGCGCCGGCGGGCCGGCCGGTGACGTCCGCACCCGACAGGCGCGACTGACCGGGCCGGGCGAGCTGAACGGGGCCGAGCTCACCTTGCAGTTGGACGGCACGCTGCTGACCGGAGTGCGGGTCAAGGTGCGGCGGGCGCTGGTGCTCACCACGCTCGCCGCCGTGCTGATCGGCCTGCTGGCGCTGCCGTTTGCGGTGGGTCGGGCGCTCGCGCCACTGGACACGATGACCACCCTGGCCCGCTCGATCACCGCCGGGCGACGCGGCGAACGACTCGCGCCGGCCGGCACCGGCACCGAACTCGCCCGCGCCGCAACCGCGTTCAATGCGATGCTGGATGCCCTCGAGGGTGCCGAAGCGCGGGCGCAGGCGTCCGAGCAGCGCATCCGCCGGTTTGTCGGCGACGCGGCGCACGAGCTGCGTACCCCGATCACCGGAATCGCAGCGATCGCCGAAGCGGCGCTGCACCAACCGGTGGACAGCGATCCGGAACAACGGCAACGGATGCAGCTGCTGCTGGTACGCGAGGCCCGGCGGGCCGGCCGACTGGTCGACGACATGCTGGAGCTGGCCCGGATCGACGCCGGCCTGAGCCTGCGCGCCGTGCCGACCGATCTGCACGAGCTGGCCGCGGTGCAGCGGGAACGTGCCCGGGTGGCCTACCCGCAGCTGCAGGTCGGGCTCGCCGGCGACGCGGCACCGGTGGTCGCGGACCCGGAGCGGACCAGCCAGGTGTTGGCGAACCTGGTGGAGAACGCGGCCCAGGCGGCGGGACCGAACGGCCGCGTCGATCTGACCGTGCGGGTGGCGTCGTCCGGCGCCGAGGTCCTGGTGACCGACAACGGTCCCGGGGTGCCGGCCGCGGAACGGGACCGGATCTTCGACCGTCTGGTCCGCCTCGACACTGCTCGCGAACGCAACCCGGACGGGTCCGGGCTCGGCTTGGCGATCGCGCGCGGCCTCGCCCGCGCCCACGGCGGCGAGTTGAGCTGCGTCGACCCGCCGGCCGGGACGGGTGCGGCGTTCCGGCTGTGGCTGCCGGTCACTCCTTCAGCCGATCTTCAGTTCCAGCGGCAAGACTCGGAGACGTCCGATCCCCGATCGAAGGAGTCCCGATGA
- a CDS encoding molybdopterin oxidoreductase family protein → MTAHITATPTGVTTTARLCTLCEAHCGILVTTERDQVVRIEGNPDDVLSHGYICPKATAMGGLHHDPDRLRQPMRRVGDRFEPIDWDTAFAEIGRRLRAIRAEHGNDAVALYLGNPAAHSSSVIYGGLLRAVLLTKNFYSASSIDQFPQEFAAWRMFGSNVLMPVLDIDRTDRLVILGANPAVSNGSISTMPGAKNRIRDVRRRGGTVVVIDPRCTETARLADEHVSVIPGGDVYLLLGMLHTLFAEGLCDEATLRRQCAGRAELAGLVAAATPESMAPLAGVAADTIRRLAREHAAAPSAVLYARIGVCQQTNGTLTHWLVNTVNAVTGNLDRPGGQMFATPPVDAARYAKYLPVAYGAWTDRSGRHKSFRSELPVAALADEILTPGKGQIRALITYAGNPVLSTPQRGRLGAALESLDFCVSVDMYLTETSRHADIVLPPISPLERSDVNLLFPIFSVRNNIRYDERVFEPAADGLEDWQILARMVTEMLPLPVRAVSGRAANAVFGRLSPTRLAAAAIAAGPYGVLRKGPWGLTVGKVRATPGGVDLGPLQPRLNKLIGTRDRKVALAPTDFVTAARQLLASVDEATADGFDLTLIGRRHLRSNNSWLHNVPAMVKGRDRCTALLHPAEAAARGLADGDPVTVTSATGSIVVPVEVSDEIRRGVVAVPHGWGHQEPGVGWSVAAALPGANVNLLHDPARTDAFTGTAAVNGTRVRVEAVRPESGQPAADLERQAQLGDVARAGQRAAGVLLESVQAVPNGVGMHEDRGGRG, encoded by the coding sequence ATGACCGCTCACATCACCGCTACCCCGACCGGCGTGACCACGACAGCCCGGCTGTGCACGCTCTGCGAGGCACACTGCGGAATCCTGGTCACCACCGAGCGCGATCAGGTCGTTCGGATCGAGGGCAATCCCGACGACGTGTTATCGCACGGCTACATCTGCCCGAAGGCGACCGCGATGGGTGGGTTGCACCACGACCCGGACCGGCTGCGGCAGCCGATGCGCCGGGTCGGCGACCGGTTCGAGCCGATCGACTGGGACACCGCGTTCGCCGAGATCGGTCGGCGCTTGCGGGCGATTCGCGCGGAGCACGGCAACGACGCGGTCGCGCTGTATCTGGGCAATCCGGCGGCACACAGCTCGTCGGTGATCTACGGCGGGTTGCTGCGCGCGGTGCTGCTGACCAAGAACTTCTACTCGGCGTCGTCGATCGATCAGTTCCCGCAGGAATTCGCGGCCTGGCGGATGTTCGGCTCCAACGTGCTGATGCCCGTGCTCGACATCGACCGGACCGATCGGCTGGTGATCCTCGGCGCCAACCCGGCCGTGTCCAACGGGTCGATCAGCACCATGCCCGGGGCCAAGAACCGGATCCGCGACGTCCGTCGCCGCGGCGGCACGGTCGTGGTGATCGACCCGCGATGCACCGAGACCGCCCGGCTGGCCGACGAACACGTGTCGGTCATCCCGGGTGGCGACGTCTACCTGCTGCTCGGCATGCTGCACACCCTGTTCGCCGAGGGGCTGTGCGACGAGGCGACGCTGCGCCGGCAATGCGCCGGTCGGGCCGAGTTGGCCGGATTGGTCGCCGCCGCCACCCCGGAGTCGATGGCTCCCCTGGCCGGGGTCGCCGCCGACACCATCCGGCGGCTCGCGCGAGAGCACGCCGCGGCGCCGTCGGCGGTGTTGTATGCCCGGATCGGGGTGTGCCAGCAAACCAACGGCACGCTGACCCATTGGTTGGTGAACACGGTCAACGCGGTGACCGGGAATCTGGATCGGCCGGGTGGGCAGATGTTCGCCACGCCGCCGGTCGACGCCGCCCGATACGCCAAGTACCTCCCGGTCGCCTACGGGGCGTGGACCGATCGGAGCGGGCGGCACAAGTCCTTCCGGTCCGAGCTGCCGGTGGCCGCGCTGGCGGACGAGATCCTGACCCCGGGCAAAGGGCAGATCCGGGCGCTGATCACCTACGCGGGCAATCCGGTGTTGTCCACCCCGCAGCGCGGCCGGCTCGGCGCGGCGCTGGAGTCGTTGGATTTCTGCGTATCGGTGGACATGTACCTGACCGAGACCAGTCGGCACGCCGACATCGTGCTGCCGCCGATCTCCCCGCTGGAGCGGTCGGATGTCAACCTGTTGTTCCCGATCTTCAGTGTGCGCAACAACATCCGTTACGACGAGCGGGTATTCGAGCCGGCCGCGGACGGGCTGGAGGACTGGCAGATCCTGGCCCGGATGGTCACCGAGATGTTGCCGCTGCCGGTGCGCGCGGTGAGCGGGCGCGCGGCGAACGCGGTGTTCGGTCGGCTGAGCCCGACCCGACTGGCCGCGGCGGCGATCGCTGCCGGTCCGTACGGGGTGCTGCGCAAGGGGCCGTGGGGGCTGACCGTCGGCAAGGTCCGGGCCACCCCGGGTGGGGTCGATCTGGGACCGTTGCAGCCGCGGCTGAACAAGCTGATCGGCACCCGCGACCGTAAGGTGGCGCTGGCCCCGACCGATTTCGTCACCGCGGCGCGGCAGTTGTTGGCCTCGGTCGACGAGGCCACCGCCGACGGCTTCGATCTGACCTTGATCGGCCGTCGGCACCTGCGCAGCAACAACTCCTGGCTGCACAACGTGCCCGCGATGGTGAAGGGCCGGGACCGGTGCACCGCGTTGTTGCATCCGGCCGAAGCGGCGGCGCGCGGCCTGGCCGACGGCGATCCGGTCACCGTGACGTCGGCGACCGGCTCGATCGTGGTGCCGGTGGAGGTGAGCGACGAGATCCGCCGGGGCGTGGTCGCGGTGCCGCACGGGTGGGGCCATCAGGAACCCGGCGTCGGCTGGTCGGTGGCGGCGGCGTTGCCCGGCGCCAACGTGAACCTGCTGCACGACCCGGCTCGGACCGATGCATTCACCGGTACCGCCGCGGTGAACGGCACGCGGGTGCGGGTCGAAGCGGTCCGGCCGGAATCAGGGCAACCGGCGGCGGATCTCGAACGCCAGGCACAGCTCGGCGACGTCGCGCGGGCGGGCCAGCGAGCGGCCGGTGTGCTGCTCGAATCGGTGCAGGCGGTGCCGAACGGTGTTGGGATGCACGAAGATCGCGGCGGCCGCGGCTGA
- a CDS encoding alpha/beta fold hydrolase, which translates to MSERYLAVAGQRVRVHVRFGVGDAPNPVPLVLCNGIGASYEVLDPLVDALDPARTVIRFDVPGVGGSPVSPLPYGFPYLAWALGRALSRAGVDVLDILGLSWGGALAQQFAFQNPRRCRKLVLVSTGTGAIMVPGNPRVLAKMVTPRRFRDPAYAAEIAGELYGGSVRGRGAEVATIMQKQLHGASKVGYLHQLLAGSVWTSLFALPLIRQDTLIVAGTDDPIIPMANARIMSRLLPRATVHAHAGGHIDLVTNADELAPVIDQFLDDPGEQP; encoded by the coding sequence GTGAGCGAGCGGTATCTGGCCGTCGCCGGTCAACGAGTTCGGGTGCACGTCCGATTCGGGGTCGGCGACGCCCCGAACCCGGTTCCGTTGGTGCTGTGCAACGGGATCGGCGCCAGCTACGAGGTGCTCGACCCGTTGGTCGACGCGTTGGATCCGGCCCGGACGGTGATCCGGTTCGACGTGCCCGGGGTGGGCGGCTCACCGGTATCGCCACTGCCGTACGGGTTCCCGTACCTGGCGTGGGCGTTGGGTCGGGCGCTGTCCCGGGCGGGGGTGGACGTGCTGGACATCCTCGGCCTGTCCTGGGGCGGCGCGCTGGCTCAGCAGTTCGCCTTCCAGAATCCGCGGCGGTGCCGGAAGCTGGTGCTCGTGTCCACCGGTACCGGCGCGATCATGGTGCCCGGGAATCCTCGGGTGCTGGCGAAGATGGTCACGCCCCGGCGGTTCCGGGATCCGGCATACGCGGCCGAGATCGCCGGCGAGCTGTACGGTGGCTCCGTCCGTGGGCGTGGCGCCGAGGTCGCGACGATCATGCAGAAGCAGCTGCACGGGGCGTCCAAGGTGGGGTACCTGCATCAGCTGCTCGCCGGATCGGTCTGGACCAGCCTGTTCGCCTTGCCGTTGATCCGGCAGGACACCCTGATCGTCGCCGGCACCGACGATCCGATCATCCCGATGGCGAACGCCCGCATCATGAGTCGGCTGCTGCCGCGCGCAACCGTGCACGCCCACGCGGGTGGACACATCGACCTGGTCACCAACGCGGACGAGCTCGCGCCGGTGATCGATCAGTTCCTCGACGACCCTGGAGAGCAGCCATGA
- a CDS encoding ArsR/SmtB family transcription factor: MVERAAEDRADALFHALADRTRRDILRRVLAGEFSVSALAAPYEMSFAAVQKHVAVLEKAGLLTKRRSGREQLASGDVAAVRSIASMLSELEGIWRGRIARIDDLIALDQPTEEHPTEEKE, translated from the coding sequence ATGGTCGAACGCGCAGCCGAGGACCGGGCGGATGCCCTGTTCCACGCGCTGGCCGACCGGACCCGGCGCGACATCCTGCGCCGGGTGCTGGCCGGCGAGTTCTCGGTCAGTGCGCTCGCGGCGCCGTACGAGATGAGCTTCGCCGCCGTGCAGAAACACGTCGCCGTGCTGGAAAAGGCCGGCCTGCTGACCAAACGGCGCAGCGGCCGGGAGCAGTTGGCCAGCGGCGATGTGGCCGCGGTGCGGTCGATCGCGTCGATGCTCTCGGAGCTCGAGGGCATCTGGCGCGGCCGCATCGCCCGGATCGACGACCTGATCGCGCTCGATCAGCCCACCGAAGAGCACCCCACCGAAGAGAAGGAATGA
- a CDS encoding response regulator transcription factor, whose amino-acid sequence MQGASVLVVEDAEAIRVAVESGLTEAGHRVLARPGGARLETDLQRFRPDVVVLDVLLPGRDGFALLAAVRARSDAGVVMLTARDGVDDRLRGLRGGADDYVTKPFVLAELVARVDALLRRMGRVQTTVVVDDLIVDPDRGSVERAGTPISLTATEFELLHYLARHRGKVLTKTQILAAVWDDPDADPNLVEVFVSGLRRKLETHGPRLLHTVRGLGYRVQEP is encoded by the coding sequence GTGCAGGGCGCAAGCGTGCTGGTCGTCGAGGACGCGGAGGCGATCCGGGTTGCCGTCGAGTCCGGGCTGACCGAGGCCGGCCACCGGGTGCTGGCCCGGCCGGGCGGTGCCCGGCTGGAGACCGATCTGCAGCGGTTCCGGCCGGACGTGGTGGTGCTGGACGTGCTGCTTCCGGGCCGGGACGGGTTCGCGCTGCTGGCCGCGGTGCGCGCGCGATCCGACGCCGGCGTCGTCATGCTCACCGCGCGCGACGGAGTGGACGACCGGCTGCGCGGCCTGCGGGGCGGCGCGGACGACTACGTGACCAAACCGTTCGTGCTGGCGGAGCTGGTCGCCCGGGTGGATGCGCTGCTGCGCCGGATGGGCCGGGTGCAGACCACCGTCGTGGTCGACGACCTGATCGTCGACCCGGACCGCGGCTCGGTCGAGCGGGCCGGAACGCCGATCTCGCTGACCGCGACCGAGTTCGAGCTGCTGCACTATCTGGCCCGGCACCGCGGGAAGGTGCTGACCAAGACACAGATCCTGGCCGCCGTCTGGGACGATCCGGACGCCGACCCCAACCTGGTCGAGGTGTTCGTCTCCGGACTGCGCCGCAAGCTGGAGACGCACGGTCCGCGGCTGCTGCACACCGTGCGCGGACTCGGCTACCGCGTGCAGGAGCCATGA
- a CDS encoding MaoC/PaaZ C-terminal domain-containing protein: protein MATHLADPADLFADTTGDHQWIHVDPARAAGGRPACVADVVVRYR from the coding sequence ATGGCAACCCATCTCGCCGATCCCGCCGACCTGTTCGCCGACACCACCGGCGATCACCAATGGATCCACGTCGACCCGGCCCGGGCCGCCGGTGGCCGGCCGGCCTGCGTCGCCGACGTCGTGGTGCGGTACCGGTGA
- a CDS encoding PHA/PHB synthase family protein, giving the protein MPTHHDDLEEFAAPLDLLLVNSTRGFVGRMLPNDSWTRFGASLARQPRVVAGKLAGLTGELVGIAAGTSGRQPQRSDKRFADPAWQGNPLMHRAMQAYLAATDTAEELFATAEVDWRDRDKMRFVFDNVIEGLSPSNNPLLSPLGWKALIDTGGMSAVRGARAFARDMASKPRVPAMVEPDAFAVGETLAVTTGAVVLQTPMFELIQYSPQTPTVRQIPLLMVPPVINKYYVMDIAPGRSMIEYFVRQGQQVFAISWRNPQARHRDWGFDAYGESIVAAIDAVRSIAGTPSTHVLATCSGGILAAMVAAHLTAVEQADKIAGLTLAVTVLDQERAGLASAAMSERSAHAAIASSARKGYLDGRSMAEMFAWLRPTDLVWRYWVNNYVQGKPPAAFDVLFWNADTTRMTAALHRDMVLSGLHNSLTEPGSISMLGTPVDLGTVTTDSYVVGGIADHICPWQATYRSAQLLGSKDATYVLSSSGHIASLVNPPGNPRASFRAGPVDERDAAEWLASTEKSKDSWWPHYVAWLAERSGPEVDAPMMLGGEGFLPLAPAPGSYVHEQ; this is encoded by the coding sequence ATGCCTACCCATCATGACGACCTCGAAGAATTCGCCGCCCCGCTGGATCTGCTGCTGGTGAACTCCACCCGCGGCTTCGTCGGTCGGATGCTGCCCAACGACTCGTGGACCCGCTTCGGTGCGAGCCTGGCCCGGCAGCCGCGCGTGGTCGCCGGCAAGCTGGCCGGGCTCACCGGCGAACTGGTCGGGATCGCCGCCGGCACCTCCGGCCGGCAACCGCAGCGGTCGGACAAGCGGTTCGCCGATCCGGCCTGGCAGGGCAACCCACTGATGCATCGCGCGATGCAGGCCTACCTGGCCGCCACCGACACCGCGGAGGAGCTGTTCGCCACCGCCGAGGTGGACTGGCGGGACCGGGACAAGATGCGGTTCGTCTTCGACAACGTGATCGAAGGCCTGTCCCCGAGCAACAACCCGTTGCTGTCGCCGCTGGGCTGGAAAGCGCTGATCGATACCGGCGGGATGAGCGCGGTGCGCGGGGCGCGGGCGTTCGCCCGGGACATGGCGAGTAAGCCGCGGGTGCCGGCGATGGTCGAACCGGACGCCTTCGCGGTCGGTGAGACGCTGGCGGTCACCACCGGGGCGGTCGTGTTGCAGACGCCGATGTTCGAGCTGATCCAATACAGTCCGCAGACGCCGACCGTGCGGCAGATCCCGCTGCTGATGGTGCCACCGGTGATCAACAAGTACTACGTGATGGACATCGCGCCGGGCCGCAGCATGATCGAGTACTTCGTCCGGCAGGGCCAGCAGGTGTTCGCCATCTCCTGGCGCAATCCGCAGGCGCGGCACCGGGACTGGGGTTTCGACGCGTACGGCGAGTCGATCGTCGCGGCGATCGACGCGGTCCGGTCGATCGCCGGCACGCCGAGCACCCACGTGTTGGCCACCTGCTCCGGCGGGATCTTGGCGGCCATGGTCGCGGCGCACCTGACGGCCGTCGAACAGGCGGACAAGATCGCCGGCTTGACCCTGGCGGTGACCGTGCTGGATCAGGAGCGGGCCGGGCTCGCGTCCGCGGCGATGAGCGAGCGATCCGCGCATGCGGCGATCGCCTCGTCGGCCCGCAAGGGCTATCTGGACGGGCGGTCGATGGCGGAGATGTTCGCCTGGCTGCGTCCGACCGACCTGGTCTGGCGGTACTGGGTGAACAACTATGTGCAGGGCAAGCCGCCGGCCGCGTTCGACGTGCTGTTCTGGAATGCCGATACCACTCGGATGACCGCGGCGCTGCACCGCGACATGGTGCTGTCCGGGCTGCACAACTCGCTCACCGAGCCGGGTTCGATAAGCATGTTGGGTACCCCGGTCGACCTCGGCACGGTCACCACCGACAGCTATGTGGTGGGCGGTATCGCCGACCACATCTGCCCGTGGCAGGCGACCTACCGCAGCGCGCAGCTACTCGGTAGCAAGGACGCGACCTACGTCCTGTCCTCCAGTGGACATATCGCGTCGTTGGTGAACCCGCCGGGCAACCCCCGTGCCTCCTTCCGCGCCGGACCGGTGGACGAGCGGGATGCCGCGGAGTGGCTGGCGAGTACCGAGAAGTCGAAGGACTCGTGGTGGCCGCACTATGTCGCCTGGCTGGCCGAGCGGAGCGGGCCCGAGGTCGATGCCCCGATGATGCTCGGCGGCGAGGGCTTCCTGCCGCTTGCGCCGGCACCGGGCAGCTACGTGCACGAGCAATGA
- a CDS encoding hemophore-related protein, with protein sequence MKRPVTVTRIALPAIAAAAALAAILPATAAADPIQCGPAARAQAMADSAPKTAAFLSNHPDFAAELQKVRALPKEQRRAEWAAFRDAHQQEWPDWQAARRAVQDYRAACHPGQR encoded by the coding sequence ATGAAGCGCCCGGTTACCGTCACCCGGATCGCCCTACCGGCGATCGCAGCCGCGGCCGCGCTGGCCGCCATCCTGCCGGCAACCGCAGCCGCGGATCCGATCCAGTGCGGCCCGGCGGCACGTGCCCAGGCCATGGCGGATTCCGCCCCCAAGACCGCCGCGTTCCTGAGCAACCACCCGGACTTCGCCGCCGAGTTGCAGAAGGTGCGCGCGCTGCCGAAGGAGCAACGCCGGGCCGAGTGGGCCGCGTTCCGCGACGCCCATCAGCAGGAGTGGCCGGACTGGCAGGCGGCTCGCCGAGCGGTGCAGGACTATCGCGCCGCCTGCCATCCCGGACAACGCTGA